In the Bacteroides sp. genome, one interval contains:
- a CDS encoding S41 family peptidase gives MKFHFVFRRSLLILTAFLVLFVQSSFGQVDNLQFEKMARVLQVVKLAYVEPVDEEKIVEDAIKGLLKELDPHSVYLSAEELKEANEPLQGSFEGIGVQFNIINDTIVVVSPVPGGPSEKVGIMPGDKIVSIDGEKSTGSEVNNQYVMDRLRGERGSKVSVGIFRRSSRDILDFVITRDRIPINSVDASFMAAPGIGYIKLNRFSRTTMREFYEAMSGLSKQGMEHLILDLNYNSGGYLDVAIDLSDQFLEDNKMIVYTEGHAAPVQERFSTSRGAFKKGKLVVLINEGSASASEILAGAIQDWDRGLIVGRRSFGKGLVQQPFNLPDGSAIRLTTARYHTPTGRSIQKPYDEGNDKYFEDLTQRLRMGELVSPENITFPDSLKYFTKVNKREVYGGGGIMPDVFIPLDTTRASEFYSRLVRQGVINSFGIEYANDNRVQLQASYPDVNTFIQNFKVDDRLLNDLYAYAEKQDITPGEEDLAETLPYLKIQLKGLVARNLFDFSAYIQVATEMDDAFQKAVHLIQSDTFDEMKIQYR, from the coding sequence ATGAAATTCCATTTTGTTTTCCGCAGGAGTTTACTCATCCTGACCGCCTTCCTGGTGCTTTTCGTACAATCCTCCTTTGGACAGGTCGATAACCTGCAATTTGAAAAGATGGCCCGGGTGCTCCAGGTCGTTAAACTGGCCTATGTTGAGCCTGTTGATGAAGAGAAAATTGTTGAGGATGCCATCAAGGGTCTCCTCAAGGAACTCGATCCCCACAGCGTATATCTTTCGGCCGAAGAGCTGAAGGAGGCCAATGAACCCCTGCAAGGCAGCTTCGAAGGAATTGGCGTTCAGTTCAACATCATTAACGACACCATTGTTGTGGTCAGCCCTGTTCCGGGTGGTCCTTCCGAAAAGGTTGGCATCATGCCTGGCGATAAAATCGTTTCCATCGATGGAGAAAAATCTACTGGTAGTGAAGTAAACAACCAATATGTGATGGACCGGCTGCGGGGCGAGCGTGGCTCAAAAGTGTCGGTGGGCATCTTCCGTCGCAGCAGCCGCGATATTCTTGACTTCGTCATCACCCGCGATCGTATCCCTATTAACTCTGTGGACGCTTCCTTTATGGCTGCCCCGGGAATTGGCTATATCAAGCTCAACCGTTTCTCACGCACAACTATGCGCGAGTTTTATGAGGCCATGAGTGGCCTTTCAAAACAAGGTATGGAACACCTGATTCTAGACCTGAACTATAACTCGGGCGGATACCTTGATGTGGCTATTGATCTGAGCGATCAGTTTCTTGAAGACAATAAAATGATCGTCTATACGGAAGGCCATGCAGCGCCTGTTCAGGAGCGTTTCAGCACTTCACGCGGCGCTTTTAAGAAAGGGAAACTGGTGGTGCTTATCAACGAGGGCAGCGCTTCCGCCAGCGAAATCCTCGCCGGCGCCATCCAGGACTGGGACCGCGGGTTGATCGTAGGTCGACGTTCCTTCGGAAAAGGACTCGTGCAGCAACCCTTTAACCTGCCCGATGGCTCAGCAATCAGGCTCACAACAGCCAGATATCATACACCTACCGGACGTTCTATCCAGAAGCCTTATGATGAAGGCAATGACAAATACTTTGAAGATCTGACTCAGCGCCTGCGCATGGGTGAATTGGTTAGCCCCGAGAACATTACCTTTCCCGATTCGCTGAAATACTTTACCAAAGTCAATAAACGTGAAGTATATGGCGGGGGCGGCATCATGCCCGATGTATTTATCCCCCTCGACACTACCCGGGCTTCTGAGTTCTATTCCAGGCTGGTCCGCCAGGGGGTGATCAACTCTTTTGGTATTGAATATGCCAACGACAACCGTGTCCAGCTCCAGGCAAGCTACCCCGATGTTAATACATTTATTCAAAACTTCAAGGTGGATGACCGCCTGCTGAACGATTTATATGCTTACGCCGAAAAACAGGACATCACTCCTGGTGAGGAAGACCTCGCGGAAACCCTCCCCTATCTTAAGATTCAGCTTAAAGGCCTGGTTGCGCGCAACCTGTTCGATTTCAGTGCCTACATCCAGGTAGCCACCGAAATGGACGATGCCTTCCAGAAAGCCGTTCATTTGATACAGAGCGATACTTTTGATGAAATGAAAATACAGTATCGGTAA
- a CDS encoding rhomboid family intramembrane serine protease, whose product MNDFLLHSDAHKHEKNRLLRSMVIPLAFVVVMWIVKSVEIFFDFDFSRFGIFPLEARGLPGILLSPFIHGDLKHLLNNSIPILILGTTLFYFYREVAKTVLVLSAIITGAWVWVFARDAWHIGASGVVYSLAAFLFVSGVIRRHPRLMAISLLVVFLYGSMVWGLFPIRERVSWESHLMGSISGLILALHFKQYGPQRKRYDWEMEEEEEEPGDDFAERVIRSLEEDNSSPPGEPGRFSTDPNIKYTFKPKDKPDEAKD is encoded by the coding sequence TTGAATGATTTCCTGCTCCATAGCGATGCCCACAAACATGAGAAAAACCGCCTGCTGCGAAGCATGGTAATTCCTCTGGCCTTTGTGGTAGTGATGTGGATTGTCAAGTCTGTAGAGATTTTTTTTGATTTTGACTTTTCACGTTTTGGTATTTTCCCCCTGGAAGCCAGGGGATTGCCGGGTATCTTGCTGTCACCATTCATTCACGGCGACCTGAAACACCTGTTGAATAACTCCATCCCCATCCTCATTCTGGGTACCACGCTGTTTTATTTTTACCGTGAGGTAGCTAAAACCGTTCTGGTACTATCAGCCATAATTACCGGGGCCTGGGTTTGGGTGTTTGCGCGCGATGCCTGGCACATCGGGGCCAGCGGCGTGGTTTACAGCCTGGCCGCTTTTCTTTTTGTCAGCGGGGTGATCAGGCGTCACCCAAGGCTGATGGCCATATCGCTGCTTGTGGTGTTCCTTTACGGAAGCATGGTATGGGGCCTGTTCCCCATTCGCGAGCGCGTCTCCTGGGAGTCACACCTGATGGGCTCGATTTCGGGACTTATCCTCGCCTTGCACTTCAAACAATACGGCCCCCAGCGCAAACGATATGACTGGGAAATGGAAGAAGAGGAAGAAGAACCTGGTGATGACTTCGCCGAAAGGGTCATCCGCTCGCTGGAGGAAGACAACAGCAGCCCTCCCGGTGAACCTGGCCGTTTCTCAACAGATCCAAACATTAAATACACATTCAAACCAAAGGATAAACCGGACGAAGCAAAGGATTAG
- the smpB gene encoding SsrA-binding protein SmpB produces the protein MAGKINIKNKKAGFEYFLLEKFTAGIVLTGTEIKSLRAGKASINEAYCAFMGDELFVKNMHIAEYEYGTYNNHEPKRDRKLLLTARELRKLKTKLAEKGLTLIPTFFFINERGLAKLEIALGKGKKLYDKRETLKKKDVQREMERNV, from the coding sequence ATGGCCGGAAAAATCAACATAAAGAACAAAAAGGCAGGCTTTGAATATTTCCTTCTGGAGAAGTTCACAGCTGGCATTGTGCTGACGGGTACCGAAATCAAATCGCTTCGGGCCGGCAAGGCCAGCATCAATGAGGCCTATTGTGCCTTTATGGGCGATGAACTGTTTGTGAAGAATATGCACATTGCCGAATATGAATACGGCACCTACAATAACCACGAGCCCAAACGCGACCGCAAGCTTTTGCTCACCGCCCGCGAACTCCGCAAACTCAAAACCAAACTGGCCGAAAAAGGCCTGACTCTGATCCCAACCTTCTTTTTCATTAATGAACGCGGCCTGGCAAAACTCGAAATCGCCTTGGGGAAAGGGAAAAAGCTATACGACAAGCGCGAAACCCTGAAGAAAAAAGACGTGCAACGTGAAATGGAACGAAATGTTTAA